A part of Pectinatus sottacetonis genomic DNA contains:
- the hisA gene encoding 1-(5-phosphoribosyl)-5-[(5-phosphoribosylamino)methylideneamino]imidazole-4-carboxamide isomerase, giving the protein MLILPAIDIRGGNCVRLFKGNFSKETVFSDHPAKMAKKWMAMGARYLHLVDLDGALAGVSKNLPVIKEIVDTVNIPIELGGGIRTIDNIEKILSIGVKRVILGSAAVKNTELVREACKIYGDRIVVGIDARDGVVAVEGWGISGNIHADELAKKMADVGVRCIIYTDISRDGTLLGINVKATAALAKASGIDVIASGGLSTLEEIKELKKHEEEGIVGVIAGKAIYTGALDLKDAIKTAEDG; this is encoded by the coding sequence ATGCTTATTTTACCGGCGATTGACATACGAGGCGGAAATTGTGTACGCTTATTCAAGGGAAACTTTTCTAAGGAAACAGTTTTTTCTGATCATCCAGCAAAAATGGCTAAAAAATGGATGGCTATGGGGGCAAGATATTTACATTTAGTTGATTTAGATGGAGCTCTTGCAGGCGTATCAAAAAATTTACCGGTAATAAAGGAAATTGTTGATACTGTTAACATTCCTATTGAATTAGGTGGGGGAATTCGCACAATTGATAATATAGAGAAAATATTATCAATTGGGGTAAAGCGTGTAATCCTAGGATCTGCAGCTGTTAAGAATACTGAATTGGTACGTGAAGCTTGTAAGATATATGGTGATAGGATTGTTGTGGGAATAGATGCAAGAGATGGTGTTGTGGCCGTAGAAGGCTGGGGAATATCAGGCAATATTCATGCGGATGAACTGGCGAAGAAAATGGCTGATGTTGGTGTTAGATGTATTATTTACACAGATATTTCTCGTGATGGTACTCTATTGGGAATCAATGTGAAAGCAACTGCAGCCTTGGCAAAGGCAAGTGGTATAGATGTGATCGCTTCAGGTGGTCTTTCTACTTTAGAAGAAATAAAAGAATTAAAGAAACATGAAGAGGAAGGAATTGTCGGGGTAATAGCCGGGAAAGCAATTTATACAGGGGCACTTGATTTGAAAGATGCAATAAAAACTGCTGAGGATGGATGA
- the ltrA gene encoding group II intron reverse transcriptase/maturase produces MQRKQKTNKMDCPCKGMLETDSSKGAQSMTSLGTATKNRVNLLEIILSPANLNEAYLRVKRKKGAAGVDGMKVDEMYGWLKEHKEEFLESLKNGKYKPQPVRRVEIPKPDGGKRKLGIPTVLDRVIQQAIMQVLQPIFEQTFSDNSYGFRPGKSAHLAIKQAEAYYKEGYTKIVDLDLAQYFDTVNHDMLINMLREEIQDERAIALIRKYLKSGVMEGGIISPTMAGTPQGGNLSPLLSNIYLTKFDKLLESRGHKFVRYADDCNIYVKTPRAAKRVMESCINYLEGKLKLKVNRKKSKIGSPLREKFLGFSLHKVVGKIGIRPHQNVIRKFKQKVKEITGRSRGRSIESILLELKNYTIGWLNYFSISDMRSRIQDLNQWIRRRLRMYLWKQWKKISARFKNLNRLGLYKGKAWEYANTRLGYWRIANSPILGKTLTDKYLESLGYMNIAKKYEMFHSR; encoded by the coding sequence ATGCAAAGAAAGCAGAAAACCAATAAAATGGACTGCCCTTGTAAGGGTATGTTGGAAACAGATAGTAGCAAGGGAGCGCAGAGCATGACATCGCTGGGAACTGCAACAAAGAACCGTGTGAACCTGTTAGAAATAATCCTAAGTCCGGCAAATCTCAATGAAGCCTATCTCAGGGTAAAGCGAAAGAAAGGCGCAGCCGGAGTAGATGGCATGAAAGTTGACGAAATGTACGGATGGTTAAAAGAACATAAGGAAGAATTCCTTGAATCGCTAAAGAACGGGAAATATAAACCACAGCCGGTACGGCGGGTAGAAATACCTAAGCCAGACGGAGGGAAAAGAAAGCTTGGCATACCAACAGTACTGGACAGAGTAATACAACAAGCAATAATGCAGGTACTACAGCCAATTTTCGAACAGACATTCTCAGACAACAGTTATGGATTCAGACCGGGAAAGAGTGCGCACCTGGCCATAAAACAGGCGGAAGCCTATTATAAAGAAGGATACACTAAAATAGTGGACCTTGACCTTGCACAGTACTTTGACACGGTAAATCATGACATGCTCATAAACATGCTCCGAGAAGAAATACAGGATGAGCGCGCAATAGCACTCATCCGAAAATATTTAAAGAGCGGAGTAATGGAAGGCGGAATAATAAGCCCGACAATGGCAGGAACGCCGCAGGGAGGAAACCTGTCACCATTACTGTCTAACATCTATCTTACAAAATTTGACAAACTGCTAGAAAGCAGGGGACATAAATTTGTAAGATACGCCGATGACTGTAACATCTATGTAAAAACGCCAAGAGCGGCAAAACGTGTAATGGAGAGCTGTATAAACTATCTTGAAGGAAAACTGAAACTAAAAGTCAACCGGAAGAAAAGTAAAATAGGCAGCCCATTGCGGGAAAAGTTTTTAGGATTTTCTCTGCACAAAGTAGTAGGGAAAATAGGAATCAGGCCACACCAAAATGTAATCCGGAAATTCAAGCAAAAGGTGAAAGAAATAACCGGCCGCAGTCGCGGCCGGTCAATAGAAAGCATCTTGCTTGAATTAAAAAATTATACAATAGGCTGGCTTAATTACTTTTCCATAAGCGATATGCGCAGCAGAATACAAGATTTAAACCAGTGGATTAGGCGTAGATTGAGAATGTATCTGTGGAAACAGTGGAAGAAAATTTCCGCGAGATTTAAAAATCTGAATCGATTAGGATTGTACAAAGGCAAGGCGTGGGAGTATGCCAATACAAGACTGGGGTACTGGCGCATCGCAAACAGTCCAATATTAGGCAAAACACTAACAGATAAATATCTTGAGTCGCTTGGTTATATGAATATAGCCAAGAAATATGAGATGTTTCATTCACGTTAA
- the hisC gene encoding histidinol-phosphate transaminase yields MLKYRAGIKKLPEYNVNEHDWKIKLDANECNMNLPPLVEERVMGRISRLAFNRYPALEVQSLIEQLASGYNVMEDNITIANGSSEILEKLFFSFGGRNHRIVYPQPSFSMYKIYTELSNSVGIPFDLAEDYTLDSQKFVNTVNENKAHLAIICAPNNPTGTHIPLEDIEYIAKNIDCAFVVDEAYIEFDGESAVKFCARYPHMMVARTFSKAFGLAGARVGYLIADSRITKVIGKVFMPYHVNSMSAATADIVYQMKVEYEPRIAMMQTERSRIENELNKLDGLKVYPSRTNFVLFKYDKADALNEYLNGRGIAVRNFGNAPRLDNCIRMTAGLREENDICMNIIRNFVQNGGRE; encoded by the coding sequence TTGTTAAAATATCGTGCGGGAATAAAAAAATTACCTGAATATAATGTCAATGAACATGACTGGAAAATAAAACTGGATGCTAATGAATGTAATATGAACTTGCCGCCATTGGTTGAAGAACGAGTAATGGGACGTATTTCCCGGCTGGCTTTTAATCGCTACCCGGCATTAGAAGTTCAATCACTTATTGAGCAGCTTGCTTCTGGATATAACGTTATGGAGGATAATATAACTATTGCTAATGGATCAAGTGAAATTTTAGAAAAATTATTTTTCTCCTTTGGTGGACGCAATCACAGGATAGTTTATCCGCAGCCATCTTTTTCTATGTATAAAATATATACTGAATTGAGTAATTCTGTAGGAATACCATTTGATTTGGCAGAAGACTATACTCTTGATTCTCAAAAATTTGTTAATACCGTAAATGAAAATAAGGCTCATCTGGCTATTATATGTGCTCCCAATAATCCTACCGGAACCCATATCCCGTTAGAAGATATTGAATATATTGCTAAAAATATTGATTGTGCGTTTGTGGTAGATGAGGCTTATATCGAATTTGACGGTGAATCAGCAGTTAAATTCTGCGCTAGATATCCGCATATGATGGTAGCACGGACTTTTTCCAAGGCATTTGGGTTGGCTGGAGCCCGAGTAGGGTATCTTATAGCTGACAGTAGGATAACAAAAGTTATAGGAAAAGTATTTATGCCATATCATGTGAATAGTATGTCAGCTGCAACAGCGGATATTGTTTATCAGATGAAAGTTGAATATGAACCGCGTATTGCAATGATGCAGACTGAGCGCAGCCGTATTGAAAATGAACTGAATAAGCTGGATGGTTTGAAGGTATATCCTTCAAGAACAAATTTTGTTTTGTTTAAATATGATAAGGCTGATGCATTGAATGAATATTTGAACGGTAGGGGAATTGCTGTGAGAAATTTTGGGAATGCTCCGCGTCTCGATAACTGCATACGGATGACGGCGGGACTCAGGGAAGAGAATGATATTTGCATGAATATAATAAGAAATTTTGTGCAAAACGGCGGCAGGGAGTAA
- the hisG gene encoding ATP phosphoribosyltransferase has protein sequence MSAENMEYLTIALPKGKVFTKAVDLFSKIGYTAEGLSDKSRKLIIVNEEKKIRFIITKTADVPVYVEYGAADIGIIGKDVLLESAKDVYELLDLNIAKCHLMMAVPKKLKRLRLIDYANTRVATKFPHIAASFFNSRGMQMEYIKLHGSIELGPIVGLSESIVDIVETGTTLRENDLEEYAFIADATARLIANRVSFKLKFSRINQMTEELRQVINK, from the coding sequence ATGTCAGCAGAAAATATGGAATATCTTACGATTGCTCTGCCGAAGGGAAAAGTTTTTACTAAGGCAGTTGATTTATTTAGTAAAATCGGCTATACCGCGGAAGGCCTGTCTGATAAGTCACGTAAACTTATTATTGTTAACGAAGAAAAGAAAATAAGATTTATAATCACTAAAACAGCCGATGTACCTGTGTATGTAGAATATGGAGCAGCTGATATAGGCATTATTGGTAAGGATGTTTTGCTGGAATCGGCAAAAGATGTTTATGAATTATTGGATCTGAACATAGCTAAATGCCATTTAATGATGGCTGTTCCTAAAAAATTAAAACGACTGCGGCTTATTGATTATGCTAACACCAGAGTGGCAACCAAATTTCCCCATATTGCAGCTAGTTTTTTTAACAGCAGGGGCATGCAGATGGAATATATAAAATTACATGGGTCAATTGAATTAGGTCCTATTGTCGGATTATCAGAAAGTATTGTTGATATAGTGGAAACAGGAACTACTTTGCGGGAAAATGATTTAGAAGAATATGCTTTTATAGCTGATGCTACAGCAAGACTGATAGCCAACAGAGTCAGCTTTAAACTGAAATTTTCCCGCATCAATCAAATGACTGAAGAGCTACGGCAGGTAATAAACAAATGA
- the hisZ gene encoding ATP phosphoribosyltransferase regulatory subunit: MRDFLPHDAAIKRNVENVLAELFKVWGYDEVITPTVEYMDTLTIDNKDTIDKHMFKFFDKNNRTLALRNEMTTSIARLVSSRMQDENLPLKLSYICKVYRYEQAQTGRQCEFYQAGVELMGNNDPSADAEIIALSIESMLKAGLNDFQVCMGQVAFINGLMQQWQLSDEEQKTLRSALERHDLVKLEKIADKTNLSAEDKNILKMLPMLHGKEEVLAKAKIFSNNEQSKKAIANLKTVYELLKSYGVEKYVVFDLGVIRDFTYYTGMVFEIYVPGLGCPLCGGGRYDNLLANFGNKCPATGFALGLERLMLALKKQGKSEQLVNGKDNYVAYAAGHYKEAIEKAVTLRMAGEVTELADKKQSFAEAELYCQTKGYMNLVYLA; the protein is encoded by the coding sequence ATGCGTGATTTTTTACCACATGATGCTGCGATAAAGAGAAATGTGGAAAATGTATTAGCAGAATTATTTAAGGTTTGGGGATATGATGAAGTTATTACACCAACTGTTGAATATATGGATACACTTACTATAGATAACAAGGATACTATAGATAAACATATGTTTAAGTTTTTTGATAAAAATAATCGTACATTGGCGCTGCGTAATGAAATGACAACTTCTATAGCCAGGCTTGTTTCCAGCAGAATGCAGGATGAAAACCTGCCGTTAAAACTGTCATATATTTGTAAAGTATATCGATATGAGCAAGCCCAGACTGGCAGACAGTGTGAGTTTTATCAGGCTGGAGTGGAATTGATGGGTAATAATGATCCATCAGCAGATGCAGAAATAATTGCTTTGTCCATAGAGAGTATGCTAAAAGCAGGTCTGAATGACTTTCAAGTTTGTATGGGACAGGTGGCTTTTATAAATGGTCTTATGCAGCAATGGCAATTATCAGATGAGGAACAAAAAACTTTGCGGTCTGCTTTAGAAAGACATGATTTGGTTAAATTGGAAAAAATAGCTGATAAAACAAATTTATCAGCGGAAGATAAAAATATATTAAAAATGTTGCCAATGCTTCATGGCAAGGAAGAAGTTTTGGCAAAAGCAAAAATTTTTTCTAATAATGAACAAAGTAAAAAAGCCATAGCTAATTTGAAAACTGTTTATGAATTACTTAAAAGTTATGGAGTAGAAAAATATGTTGTATTCGATTTGGGTGTTATCCGCGATTTTACCTATTACACAGGCATGGTTTTTGAAATATATGTACCTGGATTGGGTTGTCCGTTGTGCGGTGGTGGTCGATATGATAATCTTTTGGCTAATTTTGGTAATAAATGTCCGGCAACTGGATTTGCGTTAGGTCTGGAACGGTTAATGCTAGCTCTCAAAAAACAAGGGAAAAGTGAGCAATTAGTAAATGGAAAAGATAATTATGTGGCTTACGCAGCAGGCCATTATAAAGAGGCAATAGAAAAAGCTGTAACATTGAGAATGGCGGGGGAAGTAACAGAACTTGCTGATAAAAAGCAAAGTTTTGCAGAAGCAGAGCTTTACTGCCAGACAAAAGGATATATGAATCTGGTTTACTTAGCATGA
- the hisF gene encoding imidazole glycerol phosphate synthase subunit HisF has translation MYTKRIIPCLDVKRGRVVKGTNFVSLRDAGDPVELACLYDKEFADELVFLDITASNEARNTMIDVASRCASQVFIPFTVGGGIKSTIDMRNILKAGADKISLNTAAVKNPQLIVEGAEKFGRQCVVLAVDAKKNGDNSWEVYVNGGRTPTGIDCIEWVKKAVELGAGEILLTSMDCDGTKNGYDIPLTRTVSEMVEVPVIASGGAGELSHFYDVLTEGKADAVLAASVFHYGRFRIRQVKEYLLSRGVEVRL, from the coding sequence ATGTATACAAAAAGAATTATTCCCTGTTTGGATGTAAAGCGAGGCCGGGTGGTAAAAGGAACTAATTTTGTTTCACTGCGGGATGCAGGAGATCCGGTAGAATTAGCTTGTTTATATGACAAAGAATTTGCAGATGAGCTTGTTTTTTTAGATATAACTGCTTCAAATGAAGCGAGAAACACAATGATAGACGTGGCTTCCAGGTGTGCTTCGCAGGTGTTTATTCCTTTTACTGTTGGTGGTGGTATAAAAAGTACAATTGATATGAGAAACATACTCAAAGCTGGGGCGGATAAGATTTCTCTTAATACTGCCGCTGTGAAAAATCCACAGCTTATAGTTGAAGGCGCTGAGAAATTTGGCAGACAATGTGTGGTATTGGCTGTAGATGCGAAAAAAAATGGTGATAATTCCTGGGAAGTATATGTGAATGGCGGGCGTACACCTACGGGAATTGACTGCATTGAATGGGTAAAAAAAGCTGTAGAACTGGGTGCGGGAGAGATTTTGTTGACGAGTATGGATTGTGATGGCACAAAAAATGGTTATGATATTCCTTTGACAAGAACAGTTTCAGAGATGGTGGAAGTCCCTGTAATAGCTTCTGGAGGAGCAGGAGAGTTGTCACATTTTTATGATGTATTAACGGAAGGCAAAGCTGATGCAGTATTGGCCGCTTCCGTGTTTCATTATGGACGATTTAGAATACGCCAGGTTAAGGAATATTTGCTATCACGCGGAGTGGAGGTAAGATTATGA
- the hisH gene encoding imidazole glycerol phosphate synthase subunit HisH — translation MIAIVDYGRGNLFSVKKAFDFLGADAEITGDIKRIEMADKVVLPGVGAFGDCMDNLTKAGLVAVLQDAAARKPFLGICLGLQLMFEYSEESPGVKGLAIFKGKVRKIKAPGLKIPHMGWNNIFIKEDESLLQGLPERPYVYFVHSYHAVPQDKSLITSWTEYGEHVTASVGRGDIQATQFHPEKSGDIGMKILQNFVGDEKKHCNGLK, via the coding sequence ATGATAGCCATTGTAGATTATGGACGGGGAAATTTGTTTAGTGTGAAAAAAGCATTTGATTTTTTAGGTGCTGACGCCGAGATTACAGGTGATATAAAACGTATAGAAATGGCAGATAAAGTTGTGCTGCCGGGAGTAGGGGCTTTTGGCGACTGTATGGATAATTTGACAAAAGCAGGGTTGGTAGCGGTATTACAGGATGCTGCGGCAAGAAAGCCTTTTTTGGGCATTTGCTTAGGATTACAGCTCATGTTTGAGTATAGTGAAGAAAGTCCTGGAGTAAAAGGCTTGGCTATATTTAAAGGAAAAGTAAGAAAAATCAAAGCGCCAGGCCTTAAAATACCGCATATGGGGTGGAATAATATTTTTATTAAAGAAGATGAATCATTACTGCAGGGGCTGCCGGAAAGACCGTATGTTTATTTTGTACACAGCTATCATGCTGTACCGCAGGATAAATCGCTTATAACTTCATGGACAGAGTATGGGGAACATGTAACGGCTTCTGTTGGCAGGGGAGATATACAGGCAACTCAGTTTCATCCAGAAAAATCTGGTGATATAGGAATGAAAATTCTGCAGAATTTTGTTGGTGACGAAAAAAAGCATTGTAATGGTTTAAAATAA
- a CDS encoding HD domain-containing protein has product MMKRIVQFYRAVTADLSYCDELFIKAHLSDKELKLFNDMNAYDKCHAVNVAVTAEKMAEQRVDINNELLIKAALLHDIGRDRYTNLWDKVFTVIICSISKSLSLRLAEKNARGIGGKWRRNLYICINHAELSAQKLEKINQKSIAAIVRQHHAEPLPDDNEELVILRKADELN; this is encoded by the coding sequence ATGATGAAAAGAATAGTGCAGTTTTACCGGGCAGTTACAGCAGACTTATCATATTGTGATGAATTGTTTATAAAGGCACATTTATCTGATAAGGAATTAAAATTATTTAACGATATGAATGCATATGATAAATGTCATGCAGTCAATGTGGCTGTAACAGCAGAAAAAATGGCAGAACAAAGAGTGGATATTAATAACGAACTACTCATAAAAGCAGCATTATTACATGATATAGGAAGAGATAGGTATACAAATCTTTGGGATAAAGTATTTACAGTAATTATATGCAGTATTTCCAAAAGTCTGTCATTGCGTTTAGCAGAAAAAAATGCCAGGGGCATTGGCGGTAAATGGCGCAGAAACTTGTACATATGTATAAATCATGCGGAACTGAGTGCGCAGAAATTAGAAAAAATCAATCAGAAAAGTATTGCTGCTATAGTAAGACAGCATCATGCAGAACCGTTGCCGGATGATAATGAGGAACTTGTTATACTACGCAAGGCTGATGAACTGAATTGA
- a CDS encoding SagB/ThcOx family dehydrogenase, whose product MNNFEAAQKFLHESAWKSGSTVLSGSKPALELPLAKNEQIIPLPDPGMLHDHHVNFLEMVELRSTVRQYSNVPLTLEELSYLLWCTQGVKAANPNMTLRTVPSAGASHSLETYILLNNVSGLAKGIYRFLAIEHALIPVSADIEAVMKCFSTYKVVHNSAVVFIWSTVIERLSFKFGLRGYRYAFIDAGHVCQNLYLAAQTINTGVCPLGAFEDEKLNELLNFDNDKQFVIYGAAMGKV is encoded by the coding sequence ATGAATAATTTTGAAGCTGCTCAGAAGTTTTTACACGAATCTGCATGGAAATCAGGATCGACTGTTCTATCAGGAAGTAAACCGGCATTAGAATTGCCTCTTGCAAAGAATGAACAAATTATACCTCTGCCAGATCCGGGAATGCTGCATGACCATCATGTTAATTTTTTGGAAATGGTAGAATTGCGGTCTACTGTGCGGCAATACAGCAATGTTCCGCTAACTTTAGAGGAACTATCCTATTTATTATGGTGTACACAAGGTGTAAAGGCAGCTAATCCTAATATGACGCTGCGGACAGTTCCCTCAGCAGGAGCAAGTCATTCGCTAGAAACATATATTTTGCTGAATAATGTAAGTGGACTGGCAAAAGGTATATATCGGTTTTTAGCAATAGAACATGCTTTAATTCCTGTAAGCGCAGATATTGAGGCAGTGATGAAATGTTTTTCAACATATAAAGTGGTACACAATAGTGCGGTAGTATTTATATGGAGTACTGTGATCGAAAGATTATCTTTTAAGTTTGGGTTAAGAGGATATAGATATGCTTTTATTGATGCAGGGCATGTATGTCAAAATCTTTATCTTGCGGCTCAGACAATTAATACAGGTGTATGTCCTTTAGGCGCATTTGAAGATGAAAAACTTAATGAATTATTAAATTTTGATAATGATAAGCAATTTGTTATATATGGGGCCGCTATGGGAAAAGTTTAA
- a CDS encoding N-acetylmuramoyl-L-alanine amidase, whose protein sequence is MPKSLQIFTIAILLLIFGISSSTVALANKSYAKSSLAKIKDLRISITDNKLRLVADADKEVDYKSFGLSAPDRIVIDLQGAYLTPSVKKVYPVANKIIKDIRIAQFSPDTVRIVIKTSLKKDNYDVFSLTSGNIPYRVVMDFDNKKTASIRHTTSSNKHIVSSNTTPLAVTTKNHTDIFKTTGLKGKIIAIDPGHGGNDSGAIGPSGAMEKTTTLSIGLKLKKLLENAGAVVVMTRTTDTSVAAPTASDVEELQKRCDVADNANADIFISIHNDSFTDSSTNGTSSYYYAKGSGLSKQLANYIRLGVINAIHTPDRGTRSCNFYVVKHTKMPASLIEVAFISNPTEEKLLTSQSGDEKIAEGIFSGISKFFSPATS, encoded by the coding sequence TTGCCCAAATCATTGCAAATTTTTACTATAGCTATACTTTTACTAATTTTCGGCATATCTTCTTCTACTGTTGCTTTAGCCAATAAATCTTATGCTAAATCATCATTGGCAAAAATAAAAGATCTACGAATAAGCATAACTGACAATAAACTGCGCCTTGTTGCTGATGCTGATAAAGAAGTTGATTACAAATCATTTGGCTTGTCTGCTCCTGACAGAATTGTTATCGATTTACAGGGAGCTTATCTTACTCCATCAGTAAAAAAAGTTTATCCCGTAGCCAATAAAATTATTAAGGATATTCGCATTGCCCAATTTTCTCCCGACACAGTACGCATTGTCATAAAAACCTCACTGAAAAAAGATAACTATGATGTTTTTTCCTTAACGAGTGGAAATATTCCTTACCGAGTCGTGATGGATTTTGATAATAAAAAAACTGCTTCCATTAGACATACCACCAGTTCCAATAAACATATTGTTTCTTCCAATACAACACCGCTTGCAGTCACAACAAAAAATCATACAGATATTTTTAAAACTACTGGATTAAAGGGAAAGATTATCGCTATTGATCCCGGACACGGTGGTAATGATTCAGGTGCTATTGGTCCTTCCGGCGCCATGGAAAAAACTACAACATTGAGTATTGGATTAAAACTAAAAAAATTATTAGAAAATGCTGGCGCTGTAGTAGTAATGACAAGAACTACAGATACATCAGTCGCTGCTCCCACCGCTTCTGACGTGGAAGAATTGCAAAAACGCTGTGATGTCGCTGATAATGCCAATGCCGATATTTTTATAAGTATCCACAATGATTCCTTTACTGACAGCAGTACCAATGGAACGTCTTCATATTATTACGCCAAAGGTTCTGGGCTCAGTAAACAACTAGCTAACTATATCAGGCTGGGCGTTATAAATGCCATACATACCCCTGACCGTGGCACGCGCAGCTGCAATTTTTATGTTGTTAAACACACGAAAATGCCTGCATCATTAATAGAAGTCGCTTTTATTTCAAATCCCACGGAAGAAAAACTATTAACCTCTCAGTCTGGTGATGAAAAAATTGCTGAAGGTATATTCAGTGGAATCAGTAAGTTCTTTTCTCCTGCAACTTCATAA
- the hisB gene encoding imidazoleglycerol-phosphate dehydratase HisB, whose amino-acid sequence MRKFSITRKTAETAVSVVMNLDGTGKYDIDTKIGFFDHMLTLLSVHSLIDLQVKCDGDTEVDGHHSVEDTGIVLGDAFARAIGDRKGIKRYGTFFLPMDETLAMVSLDISNRPFLVFDAGTLVPMVGDFATELTEEFFRAFTVHAGLTLHIKILYGKNSHHKIEAAFKAFGHALRQAVEKDPRVNGIPSSKGVL is encoded by the coding sequence ATGCGTAAATTTAGTATAACACGTAAAACAGCGGAAACAGCAGTTTCTGTTGTTATGAATCTTGATGGAACAGGAAAATATGATATTGATACTAAAATAGGTTTTTTTGATCATATGTTGACGCTCTTATCTGTGCATAGTCTGATTGACTTACAGGTGAAATGTGATGGTGATACAGAGGTAGATGGACATCATTCAGTAGAAGATACTGGTATTGTGTTGGGAGATGCTTTTGCCCGAGCCATAGGTGACAGAAAGGGAATTAAACGGTATGGAACATTTTTTCTTCCTATGGATGAAACACTGGCAATGGTTTCGCTTGATATTAGCAATAGGCCATTTTTAGTTTTTGATGCTGGAACATTGGTACCGATGGTGGGCGATTTTGCCACAGAACTTACAGAGGAATTTTTTAGAGCTTTTACAGTACATGCAGGATTGACACTTCATATTAAAATATTATATGGAAAAAATTCTCATCATAAAATTGAAGCAGCTTTTAAAGCTTTTGGACATGCTTTACGACAAGCTGTAGAAAAGGATCCTAGAGTAAATGGGATACCAAGCAGTAAGGGAGTATTGTAA
- the hisIE gene encoding bifunctional phosphoribosyl-AMP cyclohydrolase/phosphoribosyl-ATP diphosphatase HisIE — MIDISNIKFDDNGLVPAIIQEVDNNQVLMLAYMNEASLQQTLKTGYTWFFSRSRKKLWNKGETSGNKQKVREIFYDCDGDTLLVRVHQTGVACHTGTYTCFSGRRLGADEKAVAVVKDDNMKRENSLTRVLNDLYNVIQDRKLHPVEGSYTNYLLRHGQDKILKKLGEEAVETIIASKNNDKKEILYEMGDLWYHCMVTLAFHNIAPNELLNELLTRKSGGEYHKFIDPDDLDHQE; from the coding sequence ATGATAGATATCAGCAATATAAAATTTGATGATAACGGGCTAGTTCCAGCAATTATTCAAGAAGTGGATAATAATCAGGTATTGATGCTAGCTTATATGAATGAAGCATCACTACAACAGACATTAAAAACTGGTTATACATGGTTTTTCAGCCGCAGTCGCAAAAAATTATGGAATAAAGGCGAAACATCAGGTAATAAACAGAAAGTTAGGGAAATATTTTATGATTGTGATGGAGATACGTTGCTGGTAAGAGTTCATCAGACGGGTGTTGCTTGTCATACAGGAACATATACCTGTTTCAGTGGTCGTCGTTTAGGAGCAGATGAAAAAGCTGTGGCTGTTGTTAAAGACGACAACATGAAGCGTGAGAATAGCCTAACACGTGTATTGAATGATTTGTATAATGTTATTCAGGATAGAAAGCTGCATCCGGTGGAGGGATCTTATACTAATTATCTGTTGCGTCATGGACAGGATAAGATTTTGAAAAAATTGGGTGAAGAAGCAGTAGAAACCATAATTGCTTCCAAAAACAATGATAAAAAAGAAATTTTGTATGAAATGGGAGATTTGTGGTATCATTGTATGGTAACGTTGGCTTTTCATAATATAGCACCTAATGAATTATTGAATGAACTTTTGACAAGGAAGAGCGGTGGCGAATACCACAAGTTTATTGATCCTGATGATTTGGACCATCAGGAGTGA